The DNA segment TTGTTTTAAGATGGATTTGGCGCCGCGATCGCCGGTCAAATCCGTTAATAAATCGAGTATTGAGGCATTAAAAATAGCAGGAGCGCCTAATTCATCCAGCTTACCTGCTTCGTGATGATAAAGCGCGGCCACAGATTGCTGACTCGTTTGCCAAGTCTCAATCAACTGCCGATAGTCTTCAAATGTCAGCGCGACCTGATCCGCTAAGGTGAGTAACATGCCATCAAACTGCTGTGCTTTTGCAAAGTCCGCCGCAGCGCGCAGCGACGATGACAAACCCGTCTGCCAGTCGGCATTATGCAGTAGCGAGAATTGATTCGCCCTAAAAGCCTCAAGTTGGGGACGAAGTTCGTGGGCATGGGCACCGAGCACCACCAGCATCGAAGCGCTGACTTAATTGGATGCTCCCATTGCCAATGGCGCCGAGGTGAAGCGAACCAAACGCTCGATATGGCGTTGTAAGATGCTTTTCCCACAATTTTCACTCGAGGGCGTTGATAATGGCTGCGCCAGTTTAATCCCCTGAAATCGCCGGCTCTCCCCTGCAGCCAGCACGGCAATTAACAAGCGTTGGCGGCTCAGCATTAGGGCATGATCCCATCGAGAATCGAACATGGCGCGCCGTGTAGCACCCCATGGCATTGGGCCAAGATACTCAAGGCAATAGCGCTCGGTAACTCGCCACCGAGCGCAAGCCCCGCAGGCGCCGAGAAAAAGCCACTAAACGAATCGGTACTGAGTTCGGCCATTTCCAGCACTTTATCCCGCCGATGGGCAGGCCCCAAGAGCGCAACATATTTAAGCTCAAAGGGTTGAATGGCTTTGAGCGCCGCTGCATCTAAGTTCAGGTTATGGTGCATGACCACTGCACAATCTAAGGATGCAACAAGGGTGCTCGCCTCATTAGCACTTTGCTTGACGATATGGGCATGGGGAAAGTCGGCACTTCTCGCGTAGGCGGTGCGCGTATCAAATACGCTCACCTGCCAGCCTAAACTATGGGCAATCGCCGCCACGGGTTTAGCATCAATGCCCCCACCAAAAATCCCTAAATGAAATCGCGGTCTGAGCGGGATGATAAGCGCCTCCCCGTCGGACTGACTGAGTATGCCCGCCTTAGGAAAATCCGCCGTAGGAAAAGGGGCACTCTTTGCCGGATAAAACTGCGCGGCGTAACTGCGAGCATCACTGCCCGCGGGAGCGAGAGGTAACTGATAGTAGCCCGACTGCCCCTTACGAAAGGCTTGCACTATGTCCACTAGTCCAAGATCATGATTTTCTTTAAGCAAAGGGATCAACATGATATCGACTTTACCGCCGCAACCGAGGCGGTAGCTGGCATCGGATTCATCGGTCGCATCGTAGGTGACACAAGCAATCTGCTGCGATTGCATGGCTTGCTGCGCATGACGGCGAAGATCCGCCTCTAAACAGCCACCACTTAATATCCCCGCGCCTTGGCCAAACTCGTGGAATAACATCATGGCACCGGGCTTTCGGTAGGACGAGCCTTGGATATGGGTAATCACCGCCAGCACCCACGCATCATCGGCTAAAGGCAACCAATGCTCTAACAAGTCTTCGATTTGCTGAACCATGCACAACACTCCATGCTTGCATCTGCGGCTAGATAAGTGAAGCCAATAAATAACATTCGACTTAACAAGTTAACAAAGCTGAACTCGCATTCATAGAGGAAATGATGAACAAAATATTGCGGTGAGGGATACTAGGACGTGTTGACGTTTCGAGATTAAATTTTGTTCGCTCTGGCAAGTTCGTGATCGCGAAACGAGGAGTGAGGTGTAGTTATTCTACTCAAATAACGAGTGACATAGAGCAAGAGCTTGCCAGAGGAACCCTTCGGGCAGCGTTTGGTTGGAGTTTCTGCTGCGTTATCGCCCGTTTATGTAGAATAACTACACTGCACGGGCTTTGCCTTGCATAAAAACCAGCCAAATAGCTGCAAAAATAACTATGAAACGTCAACACGCCCTAAGAGTTCGCGGCGAACGATAATGAGCTAACCCATGACTCGCGACGCATTTACACACGTCGCGATGAAGTATGGTCGGTTTACAACAGTAACTGATCGGCCACAAAGGGGTTATGTTCGCGCTCTTCCCC comes from the Shewanella seohaensis genome and includes:
- a CDS encoding nucleotidyltransferase family protein; the encoded protein is MLVVLGAHAHELRPQLEAFRANQFSLLHNADWQTGLSSSLRAAADFAKAQQFDGMLLTLADQVALTFEDYRQLIETWQTSQQSVAALYHHEAGKLDELGAPAIFNASILDLLTDLTGDRGAKSILKQLANVGELVAVPLPHAAIDIDTKADLASWLALKE
- a CDS encoding XdhC family protein, whose product is MVQQIEDLLEHWLPLADDAWVLAVITHIQGSSYRKPGAMMLFHEFGQGAGILSGGCLEADLRRHAQQAMQSQQIACVTYDATDESDASYRLGCGGKVDIMLIPLLKENHDLGLVDIVQAFRKGQSGYYQLPLAPAGSDARSYAAQFYPAKSAPFPTADFPKAGILSQSDGEALIIPLRPRFHLGIFGGGIDAKPVAAIAHSLGWQVSVFDTRTAYARSADFPHAHIVKQSANEASTLVASLDCAVVMHHNLNLDAAALKAIQPFELKYVALLGPAHRRDKVLEMAELSTDSFSGFFSAPAGLALGGELPSAIALSILAQCHGVLHGAPCSILDGIMP